A single region of the Salvia miltiorrhiza cultivar Shanhuang (shh) chromosome 8, IMPLAD_Smil_shh, whole genome shotgun sequence genome encodes:
- the LOC131001815 gene encoding transcription factor RAX3-like, with the protein MGRAPCCDKAKVKKGPWSPEEDAKLKSHIQNHGTGGNWIALPTKIGLKRCGKSCRLRWLNYLRPNLKHGSFTENEDILICNLYVTIGSRWSVIAAQLPGRTDNDIKNYWNTRLKKKLLGKQRRSSPAANIPPQPLPLPPFHHAQQHHNVYSPIIHLPSISMENVISWEHMNYQPWMLFDDPSLLPTLSPSLACFNDEFS; encoded by the exons ATGGGGAGAGCTCCATGCTGCGACAAAGCCAAGGTAAAGAAAGGGCCATGGTCACCCGAAGAAGACGCCAAGCTCAAATCCCACATCCAAAATCACGGCACCGGCGGCAACTGGATCGCCCTCCCCACCAAAATAG GTCTGAAGAGATGCGGAAAGAGCTGTCGGCTTAGATGGCTGAATTATCTGAGACCTAACCTCAAGCACGGCAGTTTCACTGAAAACGAAGATATCTTAATCTGCAACCTCTATGTCACCATCGGAAGCAG ATGGTCTGTGATCGCGGCTCAGCTACCTGGAAGAACAGACAACGACATAAAGAATTACTGGAACACCAGGCTGAAAAAGAAGCTCTTGGGCAAGCAAAGGAGATCATCGCCCGCCGCCAACATCCCTCCACAACCACTTCCACTGCCACCTTTCCATCATGCTCAACAACATCACAACGTTTATTCACCAATCATTCATCTTCCATCGATATCAATGGAAAATGTGATTAGCTGGGAACACATGAATTATCAACCTTGGATGCTATTTGATGACCCTAGCTTACTACCTACACTTTCTCCATCACTAGCTTGCTTCAACGACGAATTTAGTTAA
- the LOC131001814 gene encoding branched-chain amino acid aminotransferase 2, chloroplastic-like, producing MESGAVFAGLHPNPTPHHLLLGPARSAIKLLPPLTDKKSISTHLLPLPTAAAFSKQSRFVPFSNHNGNTGNSLRVASPASDVALESADIDWDNLGFGFMPTDFMYMMKCSQGETFSKGELQRFGNLELSPSAGILNYGQGLFEGLKAYRKHDGNILLFRPEENATRLREGAVRMCMPAPTVDQFVEAVKATVLANERWIPPPGKGSLYIRPLLMGSGAVLGLAPAPEYTFLIYVSPVGNYFKEGLAPINLIVETEMHRATPGGTGGVKTIGNYAAVLQAQSVAKAKGFSDVLYLDSTHKKYLEEVSSCNVFVVKGNVISTPAIKGTILPGITRKSILDVAISQGFQVEERHVTVDDLLEADEVFCTGTAVVVSPVGSITYLNKRVTYGSEGVGRVSQQLYSALTSLQMGLAEDKMGWIVELK from the exons ATGGAGAGCGGCGCAGTTTTTGCTGGCCTACACCCCAATCCCACCCCCCACCACCTCCTTCTCGGCCCTGCCCGCAGTGCTATCAAGCTCCTCCCTCCTCTCACCGACAAGAAATCTATCTCTACTCACCTTCTTCCTCTCCCGACAGCCGCCGCATTCTCT AAGCAATCGCGTTTCGTTCCTTTCAGTAACCACAATGGTAACACTGGCAATTCGCTTCGAGTGGCGTCGCCCGCCAG CGATGTTGCATTAGAATCAGCTGACATTGATTGGGACAATCTTGGTTTCGGGTTTATGCCCACTGATTTTATGTATATGATGAAGTGTTCCCAAGGTGAAACATTTTCTAAAGGTGAGTTGCAAAGATTCGGAAACCTTGAGCTGAGCCCGTCTGCTGGTATTCTGAATTACGGCCAG GGATTGTTTGAAGGTCTAAAAGCTTATAGGAAACATGATGGTAATATTTTACTATTTCGTCCCGAGGAAAATGCGACACGGCTTAGAGAGGGCGCCGTGCGCATGTGCATGCCTGCTCCGACTGTAGATCAGTTCGTGGAGGCTGTAAAAGCCACTGTTTTAGCAAATGAAAGATGG ATTCCTCCACCAGGAAAAGGTTCTTTATATATAAGACCATTGCTTATGGGGAGCGGAGCTGTTCTAGGTCTTGCACCGGCTCCTGAGTACACTTTTTTGATTTATGTTTCACCAGTGGGAAACTATTTCAAG GAAGGATTGGcaccaattaatttaattgtgGAGACAGAAATGCATCGTGCAACACCTGGTGGTACCGGAGGAGTGAAGACCATCGGAAACTATGCTGCA GTTCTACAGGCGCAGAGTGTTGCTAAAGCAAAAGGGTTTTCTGATGTGTTGTATTTAGACAGTACTCACAAAAAATATTTGGAGGAAGTATCCTCGTGCAACGTGTTTGTTGTAAAG GGCAATGTGATATCCACTCCTGCGATAAAAGGTACCATCCTACCTGGCATCACCAGGAAGAGCATACTTGATGTTGCTATCAGTCAAGGATTCCAG GTTGAGGAACGTCATGTGACAGTGGATGATTTGCTTGAAGCTGATGAAGTTTTCTGCACCGGAACTGCAGTTGTGGTTTCACCTGTCGGTAGCATAACCTATCTCAATAAAAG GGTGACTTACGGAAGTGAAGGAGTGGGGCGTGTGTCGCAACAGCTGTATTCGGCGCTGACGAGCCTGCAGATGGGGCTGGCTGAGGATAAAATGGGCTGGATAGTTGAGCTCAAATAG